Proteins from one methanogenic archaeon mixed culture ISO4-G1 genomic window:
- a CDS encoding carbon-nitrogen hydrolase, which yields MRSVTLSLVQMNSRIDSPERNLERMRGYVSRCEGSDIICFPEMCLSGYTTKGSDRIAMDPSDPLISEIHSLASEKDVAIIFGYVERTENGLMLRQEIADGSEDPKFYRKTHLGSTEAKVFIPGNELPVFDVKGIRLGIQLCIESHIQEVCSTLRSKGAELVLTPFSTGITGDRRRDVWRSYLPSRASDNGMFVAACSAVGDNGEGTVFGGGLIAYDPKGNVIDEYYGTEEKVMTISIGGKLPRDGPETMSNISYYERRRPELYR from the coding sequence ATGAGGTCCGTCACCCTTTCGCTCGTGCAGATGAACTCCAGGATAGATTCTCCTGAGCGTAATCTGGAGAGAATGAGGGGGTATGTCTCCCGCTGCGAGGGATCGGACATCATCTGCTTCCCGGAGATGTGCCTCTCCGGATACACCACCAAGGGGTCTGACCGCATCGCCATGGATCCTTCCGACCCGTTGATATCCGAGATCCATTCCCTGGCATCGGAGAAGGATGTGGCCATCATCTTCGGATACGTCGAGAGGACGGAGAACGGCCTGATGCTCAGGCAGGAGATAGCCGACGGTTCTGAAGATCCCAAGTTCTACAGGAAGACCCATCTCGGAAGCACCGAGGCCAAGGTCTTTATCCCCGGGAATGAGCTTCCCGTTTTCGATGTCAAAGGCATCCGGTTGGGCATCCAGCTGTGTATAGAATCCCATATCCAGGAGGTCTGCTCTACCCTTAGGTCCAAAGGGGCCGAACTTGTCCTGACACCGTTCTCCACGGGGATCACCGGCGACAGGAGGAGGGATGTCTGGAGGAGCTATCTTCCATCCAGAGCAAGTGATAACGGTATGTTCGTGGCCGCATGCAGCGCGGTTGGCGATAACGGTGAAGGAACCGTCTTCGGCGGCGGCCTTATCGCTTACGACCCAAAGGGCAACGTAATCGATGAATACTACGGTACCGAAGAGAAGGTCATGACCATATCGATCGGCGGTAAACTCCCGAGGGACGGTCCTGAGACGATGTCCAACATCTCCTATTACGAAAGGCGGAGACCCGAACTGTACAGATGA
- a CDS encoding D-isomer specific 2-hydroxyacid dehydrogenase codes for MKVFAYGVREYDEKELFEKYTKELGMDLGYTTDPLCDGNVDLAKGSDFVSVLTVPVTADMLDRFKAMGIRMVGTRCIGYDHIDIQHAKEIGMVVTNITYDTDGVAEFTVMEMLMVVRRVKEVLANTMSGDFRLDGMLSGVLKDMKVGIIGAGKIGIAVLRDLSGFGCELYYCNRSQNANAEKYAKRLTMDELLAQCDIVSVHIELNKDTYHMIDAAAIAKMKKGAILVNTARGAIVDTQALIDALNSKHLSGAALDVVEDEFDLYYYDCRDKDLSGRYLAILREMPNVVITNHMGFYYHAAIRDMIYNSLCSMKMLEEGKPVPRRLA; via the coding sequence ATGAAGGTCTTCGCATACGGTGTCAGGGAATACGACGAGAAGGAGCTCTTCGAGAAGTACACGAAGGAGCTCGGCATGGATCTGGGTTACACCACGGATCCGCTGTGCGACGGGAACGTCGATCTCGCAAAGGGTAGCGATTTCGTCTCGGTCCTTACGGTCCCGGTGACCGCGGACATGCTGGACAGGTTCAAGGCCATGGGCATCAGGATGGTCGGTACCAGGTGCATAGGGTACGACCACATAGATATCCAGCATGCCAAGGAGATCGGCATGGTCGTCACCAACATCACCTACGACACCGACGGTGTCGCCGAATTCACCGTCATGGAGATGCTGATGGTCGTCAGGAGGGTCAAGGAGGTCCTGGCGAACACGATGTCCGGGGACTTCCGTCTGGACGGGATGCTCAGCGGTGTCCTGAAGGACATGAAGGTCGGGATCATCGGTGCAGGGAAGATCGGGATCGCCGTCCTCAGGGACCTTTCGGGCTTCGGATGCGAACTCTACTACTGCAACCGCAGTCAGAACGCGAATGCCGAGAAGTATGCCAAGAGGCTCACCATGGATGAGCTGCTGGCACAGTGCGACATAGTATCCGTGCACATAGAGCTGAACAAGGATACATACCACATGATCGATGCCGCTGCCATCGCGAAGATGAAGAAGGGCGCGATCCTCGTGAACACCGCCAGGGGAGCCATCGTGGACACCCAGGCGCTCATCGATGCACTGAACTCGAAGCACCTGTCCGGAGCGGCGCTGGATGTGGTCGAGGATGAGTTCGACCTCTATTACTACGACTGCCGCGACAAGGATCTTTCCGGTCGCTATCTTGCGATCCTCAGGGAGATGCCTAATGTGGTCATTACCAACCACATGGGATTCTACTATCACGCCGCCATCAGGGACATGATCTACAACAGCCTTTGCAGCATGAAGATGCTGGAAGAGGGCAAACCCGTCCCCAGGAGATTGGCCTGA